The following are encoded in a window of bacterium SCSIO 12643 genomic DNA:
- a CDS encoding GSCFA domain-containing protein, whose protein sequence is MKFRTEIFPKESAHLIDYKDAILFIGSCFSVNIHNKLHQLKFNTVSNPFGIVYNPISLSIQLNRILDSLLYTESDLYFFNEKWLSFDHHGEFSSSDSEECLNQINARLEQGVKQLKTAKFLFITLGTAWIYTRDANGKTVSNCHKIPAKEFTKKLAGTSDMVQELSNVIERIKAVNSEVQVILSISPVRHLSDGHFENQLSKGRLFDTVYQLKNQFENVHYFQAYELMMDDLRDYRFYNTDLIHPSNEAIEYIWEKFKFNFINASSLNTISQVEKIISASNHRPFNSKSEAHQKFIANTIQQIEKLAPGVYGNFQKEIDQLRSNE, encoded by the coding sequence ATGAAGTTCAGAACTGAAATATTTCCAAAAGAGTCAGCTCATTTAATAGATTATAAAGATGCTATTTTATTTATAGGATCTTGCTTTTCAGTAAATATTCACAACAAACTACATCAACTAAAATTCAATACTGTTTCCAATCCTTTTGGAATCGTATACAATCCTATTTCACTTTCAATTCAGTTGAATCGCATTTTAGACTCACTACTCTATACAGAGTCTGATCTTTATTTTTTCAATGAAAAATGGCTCAGTTTTGATCACCACGGAGAATTTTCTTCCTCCGATTCAGAAGAGTGTTTAAACCAAATAAACGCACGATTAGAACAAGGCGTAAAACAACTTAAAACTGCTAAATTCTTATTTATCACTTTAGGTACTGCCTGGATTTATACACGTGATGCTAATGGAAAAACCGTAAGCAACTGTCATAAAATCCCCGCCAAAGAATTCACAAAAAAACTTGCAGGGACTTCGGATATGGTTCAGGAATTATCCAATGTCATTGAACGTATTAAAGCAGTGAATTCCGAAGTTCAGGTCATCTTGAGCATTTCACCAGTGCGTCATCTTAGTGACGGACATTTTGAGAACCAATTGAGTAAAGGCAGGTTATTTGATACTGTATATCAGCTCAAAAATCAATTCGAAAATGTTCACTATTTTCAAGCATATGAGCTTATGATGGACGACCTGAGAGATTATCGTTTCTATAATACGGATTTGATTCATCCATCAAATGAAGCCATCGAATATATCTGGGAAAAATTCAAATTTAATTTTATTAATGCTTCATCGCTAAATACCATATCTCAAGTAGAAAAAATTATCTCAGCATCTAATCACAGACCTTTTAACTCTAAATCTGAAGCGCATCAAAAGTTTATTGCCAACACGATTCAGCAAATAGAAAAACTTGCACCAGGAGTGTATGGCAATTTTCAAAAGGAAATTGATCAATTAAGATCTAACGAATAA
- a CDS encoding peptidylprolyl isomerase has protein sequence MNKYLKYTTLSVVAILAVGLISFKMKKKLPKEPIVKITTKFGDMKLKLYNETPLHRDNFIKLTKEKYFEDLLFHRVINQFMIQGGDPNSKGAPEGKMLGEGGPGYTIPAEFVPGIYHKKGALAAAREGDEANPEKKSSGSQFYIVQGRVFDSLQLATFEERRMNRYRSVEFKNCLSEPENKELLDKYMQAMKTGDRLTSADILNKTKPMVDERMKKYEFTEKQWEIYTTIGGTPHLDNSYTVFGELIEGFDVLDSIAQVKTDRNNRPLEDVVMSVKVIR, from the coding sequence ATGAATAAGTATTTAAAGTATACCACTCTTTCTGTTGTTGCTATTTTAGCTGTGGGCCTGATTTCTTTTAAGATGAAAAAGAAATTACCAAAAGAGCCGATTGTGAAAATCACAACGAAGTTTGGCGATATGAAATTGAAGTTATACAATGAGACCCCTCTACATAGAGATAACTTCATTAAGCTCACCAAAGAGAAGTACTTTGAAGATTTATTATTTCACAGGGTGATCAATCAATTTATGATTCAGGGTGGAGATCCTAATTCGAAAGGAGCTCCAGAAGGAAAAATGTTGGGTGAAGGTGGACCGGGGTATACAATCCCTGCAGAATTTGTTCCTGGGATTTATCATAAAAAAGGAGCGTTAGCTGCTGCACGTGAAGGAGATGAAGCGAATCCTGAAAAGAAGAGTTCAGGAAGTCAATTTTATATTGTTCAGGGACGTGTATTTGATAGTTTACAGCTGGCTACTTTCGAGGAGAGAAGAATGAATAGATATCGTTCGGTGGAATTTAAGAATTGCTTAAGTGAACCGGAGAATAAAGAGTTGTTAGATAAATACATGCAAGCGATGAAAACCGGAGATCGTTTAACCAGTGCAGATATCTTGAATAAAACAAAACCGATGGTGGATGAGCGTATGAAGAAGTATGAGTTCACCGAAAAGCAATGGGAGATTTATACAACTATTGGCGGAACACCTCATTTAGATAATTCCTATACAGTATTTGGAGAACTGATAGAAGGTTTTGATGTATTGGACTCTATCGCTCAGGTAAAAACGGATAGAAACAATAGACCATTAGAAGATGTGGTGATGTCCGTAAAGGTTATTCGTTAG
- a CDS encoding urocanate hydratase: MSNFQDLIKAGIPDELPASKPYDHSVSHAPKRKDILTANEKQLAVRNALRYFPKKHHEVLAKEFAQELNDYGRIYMYRFRPDYEFYARPISEYPAKCEQAAAIMLMIQNNLDNRVAQHPHELITYGGNGAVFQNWAQYLLTMKYLSEMTEEQTLAMYSGHPMGLYPSHKDAPRVVVTNGMMIPNYSKPDDWEKFNALGVSQYGQMTAGSYMYIGPQGIVHGTTITVLNGCRKIDDKGAKGKLFVTSGLGGMSGAQPKAGNIAGVVSVTAEVNKAATYKRHEQGWVDEVISDLDELVTRVKNAKEAQETVSIAYDGNIVDVWEKFDQEEVYIDLGSDQTSLHNPWAGGYYPAGLSFEEANEMMAANPELFKEKVQDSLRRQVNAINKHTAKGTYFFDYGNAFLLESSRAGADIMATDGLRFKYPSYVEDIMGPMCFDYGFGPFRWVCTSGKPEDLEKTDQIALQVMNEIMENSPKEIQQQMQDNITWIEGARANKLVVGSQARILYADAEGRSKIALAFNKAIANGDIGPVVLGRDHHDVSGTDSPFRETSNIYDGSSFTADMAIQNVIGDSFRGATWVSIHNGGGVGWGEVMNGGFGMLLDGSDDASRRAENMLFWDVNNGISRRAWARNEEANFAIKREMERTPNLKVTLPNQVNEDILTELF; this comes from the coding sequence ATGAGTAATTTCCAGGACCTCATCAAAGCTGGTATTCCAGATGAACTTCCAGCATCAAAACCTTATGATCATAGTGTAAGTCATGCACCAAAAAGAAAGGATATTCTGACAGCGAATGAAAAACAATTAGCGGTTAGAAATGCATTGAGATACTTTCCTAAAAAACATCATGAGGTTTTAGCAAAAGAATTTGCTCAAGAGCTCAATGATTACGGAAGAATCTACATGTATAGATTTCGTCCGGATTATGAATTCTACGCACGTCCAATTTCTGAATACCCTGCAAAATGTGAGCAGGCCGCAGCAATCATGTTAATGATTCAAAATAATCTGGATAATCGTGTAGCGCAACATCCTCATGAATTAATTACCTATGGAGGTAATGGTGCAGTTTTTCAAAACTGGGCACAGTACCTACTTACCATGAAGTATTTAAGCGAAATGACCGAAGAGCAAACATTAGCTATGTATTCAGGTCATCCTATGGGATTATATCCGTCTCATAAAGATGCGCCACGTGTAGTTGTTACCAATGGTATGATGATCCCGAATTATTCCAAACCGGACGATTGGGAAAAATTCAATGCTTTAGGAGTATCTCAATACGGACAAATGACTGCCGGTTCTTATATGTATATAGGTCCTCAAGGAATTGTTCATGGTACAACCATTACCGTTTTAAATGGATGTAGAAAAATTGACGATAAGGGTGCAAAAGGTAAACTTTTCGTAACTTCAGGACTTGGGGGCATGAGTGGTGCGCAACCCAAAGCCGGAAATATTGCGGGTGTGGTTTCTGTTACTGCTGAAGTAAATAAAGCTGCGACCTACAAACGTCACGAACAAGGCTGGGTAGATGAAGTTATTTCTGACCTGGATGAACTTGTTACACGTGTCAAAAATGCAAAAGAGGCTCAGGAAACGGTATCTATTGCTTATGATGGAAACATTGTGGATGTTTGGGAAAAATTCGATCAGGAAGAGGTATATATAGATTTAGGTTCAGACCAAACTTCGCTTCATAATCCATGGGCCGGTGGATATTATCCTGCAGGATTATCTTTTGAAGAAGCAAACGAAATGATGGCTGCTAACCCTGAGTTATTTAAAGAAAAAGTTCAGGACTCGCTGCGTAGACAAGTTAATGCGATCAATAAACATACGGCCAAAGGCACTTATTTCTTCGACTATGGAAATGCCTTCTTACTAGAGTCTTCCAGAGCAGGAGCAGATATTATGGCTACGGATGGGTTAAGATTTAAATACCCTTCTTACGTAGAAGACATTATGGGACCTATGTGTTTTGATTACGGATTTGGACCATTCAGATGGGTATGTACTTCTGGTAAACCTGAAGATTTAGAAAAAACAGATCAAATTGCATTGCAAGTGATGAATGAAATCATGGAAAACTCTCCTAAAGAGATTCAACAACAAATGCAAGACAATATCACCTGGATCGAAGGCGCAAGAGCAAATAAATTAGTAGTAGGTTCTCAGGCTCGTATTTTATATGCAGATGCTGAAGGTCGTTCTAAGATTGCCTTAGCTTTCAACAAAGCCATTGCCAATGGTGACATCGGACCGGTAGTTTTAGGTAGAGATCATCATGATGTTTCGGGAACTGATTCTCCATTTAGAGAAACTTCTAATATTTATGACGGGTCAAGTTTTACTGCCGATATGGCCATTCAGAATGTTATTGGCGATTCATTCAGAGGTGCTACCTGGGTATCTATCCACAACGGTGGTGGCGTAGGCTGGGGAGAAGTTATGAATGGTGGTTTCGGAATGCTATTAGATGGGTCTGATGATGCATCAAGAAGAGCTGAAAATATGCTTTTCTGGGATGTAAACAACGGTATTAGCAGAAGAGCCTGGGCCAGAAATGAAGAAGCTAATTTTGCAATCAAACGTGAAATGGAACGTACACCAAATCTTAAAGTTACTTTACCTAATCAGGTGAATGAAGATATTTTGACGGAGTTGTTCTAA
- a CDS encoding cation transporter, producing the protein MKKKIGAKLYIYYLMSDSRQNIDQVNIQVQRKALILGVVLFGLKLTAYLITNSNAILTDALEGLVNILGAGLGLFSLYYATLPRDDNHPYGHGKIEFISSGFEGALIGIAGAGMIFKAIYAFFYPEEVHINTLSLGLIIFAGIVNYAMGYSMVQQGKKVNSVQLEAGGKHLISDGYTTAGLIIGLGVVWMTGIDALDNVLAIILGVIISVTGYKIIRKSIAGVMDEADQEYLEKMAEVLESQRRDAWVDIHNVRMVRYGAKIHLDAHLTLPWYYLLKDSHDEVNHLDSVLEGVFDGSIETSVHMEPCRKDLCGRCALSNCTERKEDFRDREVWTVQHLLNYKHEEI; encoded by the coding sequence TTGAAAAAAAAGATAGGAGCAAAGCTGTATATTTACTACTTGATGTCAGATTCCAGACAAAATATTGATCAGGTGAACATTCAGGTTCAACGTAAAGCCCTCATTTTAGGAGTTGTTTTGTTTGGATTGAAACTCACCGCTTATTTGATTACAAATTCCAATGCTATTCTTACAGATGCCTTGGAAGGTTTGGTAAATATTCTGGGAGCGGGTTTGGGACTATTCAGCTTGTATTATGCTACCCTTCCTCGGGATGATAATCATCCTTATGGTCACGGTAAAATAGAATTTATATCATCTGGTTTTGAAGGGGCATTAATTGGTATTGCCGGGGCAGGTATGATTTTTAAGGCTATTTATGCTTTTTTCTATCCTGAAGAAGTTCATATCAATACGTTGAGTTTGGGACTTATTATTTTTGCGGGGATTGTAAACTATGCTATGGGCTATTCGATGGTACAGCAAGGTAAAAAAGTGAATTCGGTGCAATTAGAAGCTGGCGGGAAACATTTGATTTCTGACGGATATACAACAGCAGGTTTAATTATAGGGTTAGGTGTGGTTTGGATGACTGGAATTGATGCTTTAGATAATGTATTGGCCATTATTTTAGGAGTGATTATTTCGGTTACCGGATATAAAATTATTCGAAAATCTATTGCGGGTGTGATGGATGAAGCAGATCAAGAATATTTGGAAAAGATGGCTGAAGTACTGGAAAGTCAACGTAGAGATGCCTGGGTGGATATTCACAATGTTCGAATGGTACGCTATGGAGCCAAGATTCATTTGGATGCCCATCTGACTTTACCATGGTATTACCTTTTGAAAGATTCTCATGATGAGGTAAATCATTTGGATAGTGTACTAGAAGGTGTTTTTGATGGGAGTATTGAAACCTCAGTGCATATGGAGCCATGTAGAAAAGATTTATGTGGTCGTTGTGCTTTATCTAATTGTACAGAGCGTAAGGAAGATTTTAGAGATCGAGAAGTTTGGACAGTCCAACACCTTTTGAACTATAAACATGAAGAAATTTAG
- the lnt gene encoding apolipoprotein N-acyltransferase, with protein MNVSKKLLYAIVSGVALALGWPSIGSFYPLLFVALIPLFLLERQVYDDHVNNKPSKLFPYVYLSLIVFNVLTTWWVWHASAPGSVVAIVLNSLFIAITIQLAHFTRKKLGHFRGDLALIFFWIAWEYFHLDWDLSWTWLTLGNGFANAPYLVQWYEYSGVFGGSLWILLSNVILTQWIYKSQHRQIPIFSIPNIPVLFKWALVLLIPVISSLYRFYTYEEKSNPVEVLSIQPNIDPYNEKFGSLSSADQVQKMFNLAEQKITPQTEFVIFPETAIPKAFDEDLFEDTREFQIIESFYQKHPNARIVIGASTFVVYGPGDQIPYTARQANSGIMYDYCNTAISVGADSEPEFYHKSKMVPGPEKMPFPKLLKPLQDAVFDLGGTTGTLGSQKERSVFTSSQHHKAGPIICYESVYGAFVGEYVQQGAEILFIITNDGWWQDTPGYKQHALYAQLRAIEHRRSIARSANTGTSCFINQKGQTSQNTKWWVEDAILGQINANDTITFYSKYGDLLGRISLGFGALLLIMAISRGLMKKDD; from the coding sequence ATGAATGTATCGAAAAAACTTCTTTATGCCATTGTCTCCGGAGTAGCTCTAGCACTTGGATGGCCCTCAATAGGATCTTTCTATCCTTTGTTATTTGTTGCATTAATCCCTCTTTTCTTACTGGAACGTCAGGTTTATGATGATCATGTAAATAATAAACCCAGTAAACTATTTCCATATGTATATCTGAGTTTGATTGTATTCAACGTCTTAACCACATGGTGGGTCTGGCATGCCTCTGCTCCAGGTAGTGTTGTTGCTATTGTTTTAAACAGCTTATTTATTGCAATAACTATTCAACTCGCTCATTTCACCAGAAAAAAACTGGGCCATTTCCGTGGAGATCTGGCACTTATTTTCTTTTGGATTGCATGGGAATACTTCCACTTAGATTGGGACTTATCCTGGACCTGGTTGACTCTCGGAAATGGTTTCGCCAATGCCCCATATCTTGTTCAATGGTATGAATATTCTGGTGTTTTTGGTGGTTCGTTATGGATTCTGCTAAGTAATGTGATCCTTACGCAATGGATTTACAAATCACAACATAGACAAATTCCAATATTCTCAATACCTAATATTCCGGTTCTTTTTAAATGGGCATTGGTGCTACTCATTCCTGTGATTTCTTCGCTGTATCGATTTTATACTTATGAAGAGAAATCTAATCCGGTAGAAGTTCTTTCAATTCAACCTAACATTGATCCTTATAATGAAAAATTCGGAAGTCTCTCTTCTGCAGATCAGGTCCAAAAAATGTTTAATCTGGCCGAACAAAAAATCACCCCACAGACAGAATTTGTAATCTTCCCGGAAACCGCTATTCCGAAAGCATTTGACGAAGATTTATTTGAAGATACGAGAGAATTTCAAATCATCGAAAGCTTTTACCAAAAACATCCAAATGCACGTATTGTAATTGGTGCATCCACATTTGTAGTTTACGGACCGGGTGATCAAATCCCTTATACTGCCAGGCAAGCAAATAGTGGTATCATGTATGACTATTGTAATACGGCCATCTCAGTTGGTGCAGATTCAGAACCTGAGTTTTATCATAAATCTAAAATGGTTCCAGGTCCGGAAAAAATGCCTTTCCCTAAATTGTTAAAACCACTTCAAGATGCGGTGTTTGACCTGGGGGGTACCACTGGAACTTTAGGGAGCCAGAAAGAAAGATCTGTATTCACCTCCTCACAGCATCATAAAGCCGGACCTATCATTTGTTATGAGTCGGTTTATGGCGCTTTTGTTGGAGAATATGTCCAACAAGGAGCTGAAATTTTATTTATCATCACCAATGATGGTTGGTGGCAAGATACTCCTGGCTATAAACAACATGCCTTGTATGCACAACTAAGAGCTATTGAACATCGAAGAAGTATTGCGCGATCAGCCAATACGGGAACTTCTTGCTTTATCAATCAAAAAGGACAAACTTCACAAAATACTAAATGGTGGGTTGAAGATGCTATTTTAGGTCAGATTAATGCAAATGATACCATCACTTTTTATTCTAAATATGGTGATTTACTGGGGAGAATTTCCTTAGGGTTTGGCGCTTTATTATTGATCATGGCGATCTCAAGAGGTCTAATGAAAAAGGACGACTAA
- a CDS encoding tyrosine--tRNA ligase: protein MDLVKELTWRGLIHDIMPGTEELLQKEMVTGYAGFDPTADSLHIGNLVPIMLLVHLQRAGHKPIALVGGATGMIGDPSGKSSERNLLDLDVMNQNLEAQKKQLQQFLDFDCGENSASVVNNYDWFKDMNFLSFIRDTGKHITVNYMMSKDSVKNRLAGEGMSFTEFTYQLIQGYDFYHLYTNQNCKLQIGGSDQWGNIVTGTELIRRKAKGEGFALTAPLIKKADGSKFGKSEGGNVWLDAKKTSPYKFYQYWLNSSDEDAKNYIKVFTLLSEGEINELIAEHDKAPHARQLQKKLGEEITKMVHSEEALHTAIEASNILFGKATSDSLKKLSEDDFLSVFDGVPQGTLSAYNVKGILDVLVESGFLKSRGEARRALKENSISVNKEKINESFTLSDENLIQGKYILLQRGKKNYFLIKI, encoded by the coding sequence ATGGACTTAGTAAAAGAACTCACGTGGCGTGGATTAATCCATGACATTATGCCTGGAACCGAAGAATTATTACAAAAGGAAATGGTTACCGGATATGCTGGTTTTGATCCAACTGCAGATTCTTTACACATTGGAAATTTAGTCCCAATAATGTTATTGGTACACCTTCAACGTGCTGGACATAAACCGATCGCTTTGGTTGGAGGTGCTACAGGAATGATTGGTGATCCATCCGGAAAAAGTTCTGAAAGAAACCTTTTGGATCTGGACGTGATGAATCAAAATCTGGAAGCACAAAAAAAACAACTACAACAATTTCTTGATTTTGATTGTGGTGAAAACTCTGCTTCTGTAGTCAATAACTACGACTGGTTTAAGGATATGAACTTCCTTTCTTTCATTAGAGATACCGGGAAGCATATTACCGTAAACTACATGATGAGTAAAGATTCTGTAAAAAACAGATTAGCTGGTGAAGGAATGTCTTTCACCGAATTCACTTATCAACTTATTCAGGGATACGATTTTTACCATTTATATACCAATCAAAACTGTAAACTGCAAATTGGTGGTTCAGATCAATGGGGAAACATTGTTACTGGTACAGAACTTATTCGTAGAAAAGCCAAAGGTGAAGGTTTCGCTTTAACAGCACCATTAATCAAAAAGGCTGATGGATCTAAGTTTGGAAAATCAGAAGGTGGAAACGTTTGGTTGGATGCAAAAAAGACATCTCCTTATAAATTCTACCAATACTGGTTAAATTCAAGTGATGAAGATGCCAAAAACTATATCAAAGTATTTACCCTTTTAAGCGAAGGAGAGATTAATGAATTAATTGCTGAACACGATAAAGCTCCGCATGCACGTCAACTTCAGAAAAAGCTTGGAGAAGAAATTACCAAAATGGTACATTCCGAAGAAGCACTTCATACCGCTATCGAGGCTTCTAATATCCTTTTTGGTAAAGCAACTTCTGACAGTTTAAAAAAGCTATCAGAAGATGATTTCTTATCCGTATTCGATGGTGTACCTCAAGGAACATTAAGTGCATATAACGTTAAAGGAATTCTGGATGTTTTAGTCGAGTCCGGATTCTTAAAATCCAGAGGTGAAGCCAGAAGAGCACTTAAAGAAAATTCTATTTCAGTGAATAAAGAAAAGATAAACGAGAGCTTTACTTTATCAGATGAAAACTTAATACAAGGGAAATATATATTACTTCAGAGAGGTAAGAAAAACTACTTTTTAATTAAAATTTAA
- a CDS encoding YceI family protein: MKKLFLLVALVGLFSGVHAQKYFTRTGNISFFSSTSIEDIEAHNKTVTAIFDSQSGAIQFAVTMKSFHFEKALMQEHFNENYVESDQFPKSTFKGTIENVKDIDFKKDGTYTANVKGKLTIHGVTKEISTQATFTVKGGSILGEAKIKVNPEDYDIEIPGVVREKIAKELEVTISMDFKEKK; the protein is encoded by the coding sequence ATGAAGAAGTTATTTTTACTCGTTGCACTTGTTGGTTTATTTTCAGGTGTTCATGCGCAAAAGTATTTTACCAGAACAGGCAATATTTCGTTTTTTTCTTCAACGTCAATTGAAGATATAGAAGCGCATAATAAAACGGTAACGGCCATATTTGATTCGCAGTCTGGAGCGATTCAGTTTGCAGTGACTATGAAGTCTTTTCATTTTGAAAAAGCTCTAATGCAAGAGCATTTTAATGAAAATTATGTAGAAAGTGATCAGTTCCCAAAGTCTACTTTCAAAGGTACGATTGAGAATGTTAAAGACATTGATTTCAAAAAAGATGGGACATATACCGCAAATGTGAAAGGGAAGTTGACGATTCATGGTGTGACAAAAGAAATATCCACACAAGCTACATTCACTGTTAAAGGCGGTTCCATCTTGGGAGAAGCTAAGATTAAGGTAAACCCTGAAGATTATGATATCGAAATTCCTGGTGTAGTGCGTGAAAAGATTGCTAAGGAATTGGAGGTGACCATTTCTATGGATTTTAAAGAAAAGAAATAA
- a CDS encoding PorV/PorQ family protein produces MRLGLLVSLFFFTVQSVHSQVKYSNEFLNIGVGARGLGMSNSVTASTDDVTAGYWNPSNLANIEDKAQIGIMHASYFAGISNYDYGAVAIPIENGVVGISMIRFGVDNILNTINFKDPNGNFNYDRITKFSTADYGFLISYARKTNIEGLNIGGNFKIIYRQIGDFANAYGFGLDASASYTKNSWKFGVMARDITTTVNAWSYTLDQATIDVFNETDNEIPQNGTEITLPKLIFGASKEFNIKDQFSIQPEINFDTYFDGQRPVLISSSSVSIDPHLGIEFGYNDFLYVRGGIGNIQKEPTKAGGENWLFQPNFGVGLRLDDLFGLGNVILDYALTAIDQTNSSLYSNVFSLRIDISNVNKKK; encoded by the coding sequence ATGAGGCTTGGCCTTCTCGTGTCTTTATTCTTTTTTACTGTACAATCTGTACACAGTCAGGTGAAATACTCCAATGAATTTTTAAATATTGGCGTGGGTGCAAGAGGTTTAGGCATGTCAAATAGTGTTACTGCTTCTACAGATGATGTTACTGCCGGTTATTGGAATCCATCCAATTTAGCCAACATCGAAGACAAAGCTCAAATAGGAATAATGCATGCCAGCTATTTTGCGGGTATTTCAAACTATGATTATGGTGCTGTGGCTATCCCAATAGAAAATGGTGTCGTTGGAATTTCTATGATTCGTTTTGGTGTAGATAATATATTGAACACCATCAACTTTAAAGACCCTAATGGAAATTTTAATTATGATCGGATCACAAAGTTCTCAACTGCGGATTATGGATTTTTGATTTCATATGCCCGAAAAACAAATATTGAAGGGCTAAACATTGGGGGGAATTTTAAAATTATTTACCGCCAAATTGGTGATTTTGCCAATGCATATGGTTTTGGGTTAGATGCATCTGCCAGTTACACTAAAAACTCATGGAAATTTGGCGTGATGGCTCGTGATATTACTACAACAGTAAATGCATGGAGCTATACTCTAGATCAGGCTACTATTGATGTCTTCAACGAAACCGACAATGAAATTCCACAAAACGGAACAGAAATCACACTCCCAAAATTGATTTTTGGAGCATCAAAAGAATTCAACATTAAAGATCAATTTTCCATTCAACCTGAAATTAATTTCGATACTTATTTTGATGGACAAAGACCAGTTTTGATCAGCAGTAGTAGCGTTAGTATTGATCCACATTTAGGGATTGAATTCGGCTATAACGACTTTCTTTATGTTAGAGGTGGAATCGGCAACATTCAAAAAGAACCTACAAAAGCCGGTGGCGAAAACTGGTTATTTCAACCCAATTTCGGAGTTGGATTGAGACTGGATGATTTATTCGGATTAGGCAATGTCATTCTAGATTATGCGCTAACTGCCATTGATCAAACCAATAGCTCACTATATTCCAATGTGTTTTCATTACGAATTGATATTTCGAATGTCAACAAAAAGAAGTAA